Genomic segment of Paenibacillus polymyxa:
CTGAAGAATGCCAAGCTGCTGTGCAATGGCCTCTGCAGTTGTACCGTGATCTCCGGTAATCATCACAGTGCGAATGCCAGCACGACGGCACTTGCCAATGGCTTCGCGAACCTCACGACGTGGCGGATCAATCATGCCTGTCAGCCCAATAAAGATCAGCTGTGCTTCAGCCTCCTCAACCGTGGAGACACGCTCATGCGAGCGAATATCACGGTAAGCGACACCAAGTACACGTAGCGCCTCCGAGGCCATTCCTTCGTTAGCCGCCAGTACCTTTTGGCGCAGCGTACCCGTTAACGGAACGACATTTCCTTCCCCATAAAATATAGGAACACTGACCCAGCAGTACATCCGGGGCACCTTTGGCAAAGACAATGTGTCCTCCCTGGTGGCGTACGAGTACCGACATTCGCTTCCGATCCGAGTCAAAGGGAAATTCTCGCTCCCTTGTGTACAGCTCATATAGCCCTTGTCGCGTGACTCCGCCCTTGGCAGCTAACGTGATCAGCGCTCCTTCCGTCGGATCACCCTTCAGTTCCCAAACGGCGGACGGCGTCGGCTCTTTGGTTTTCTTTTTCGAACGTAGCTCCTCTGTATCGGCTTGAACAATTTCCGCATTGTTGCAAAGCACACTGGCTTGCAGCAGTCTACGCAGAGATTGTCCGTTTTTAAGATCGGCAGGAAGGTCTCTATCCATAATATGCCCGTGTGGGTCATAGCCCTCTCCCGTAACTCCCCCAGAAACGACCGTCCAGCCATAGCTTGGTGACTGTCATTTTATTTTGGGTCAGAGTCCCCGTTTTGTCGGAACAAATGACAGATGCACAGCCGAGCGTTTCAACAGAAGGCAGCTTACGCACAATCGCCTTTCGTTTAATCATACGCTGCACACCCAATGCGAGCGCAATCGTCACAATAGCTGGCAACCCTTCCGGTATAGCCGCCACAGCCAAGCTCACTCCAGCCAAGAACATGCTCATGGCTGGCTGTCCATGTAAAATACCTGCTACGACAACGAGCACCGTTAGCGCCAACGCTACGATAATCAAAATTTTGCCCAATTGCTCCAATCTGTGCTGCAACGGTGTCTCCTGCGACTCCGTATTTTCAATCAAGTCTGCGATCTTACCCATTTCGGTACTCATACCTGTACGTATAACCATTCCTTGTGCGGTTCCTCTGGTCATCATCGTGCCCATAAAACCGATGTTTTTTTGATCCCCGAGTGGTACTTCGGCGGCATGAATAGGGCGGCAATGCTTACTCACCGGAACTGATTCACCTGTCAGGGCAGACTCCTCTACATCACAGCCGTTCGTACTCAACCACCTTACATCTGCGGGAATGCGATCACCACTTTCCAGCAGCACAATATCACCCGGCACCAGTTCTCTGGCCTGAACTTGAATTCGTTTGCCGCCCCGCAACACTTTGGCGGTTGGGGCCGACAGTTGTCTCAAAGCTCGCAATGAACGCTCAGCTCTGAATTCTTGTACAAAGCCGAGAATTCCATTCAGTACAACAATAGCAATAATGGTAATCGCGTCCAAATATTCGCCAAGCAGTCCGGATATCAGGGTCGCTCCCATCAATACAAGCATCATAAAATCCTTGAACTGATTGAGCAGCAGCAAGATTGCCGAAACTCGCTTCCCCTCGCTCAGCTCATTCCATCCCGACCTTTCTCTTCGTTCCGCAAGCTGTTCCTCCGAAAGACCCTGCTTCGGGTCGACTTCCAGACTTGTTGAAAGCTGTTCATTGCTTAATTGGTGCCAGTGTGCTTGTTCCATTCTCCCCAATTCCCTCCCGGTCAGATAGTCCGTTTCCGTCGGTTGTGCGTAGGATGGCTGCCCGTTATTATATTTTTGTGCCGCGATTGCTGATAAGCTGGACAGACTTTCTAGATTCAATCTATTCGGACAGGACCTGAAATATCACAAAGCCGCTTAAGTTTTGTCCCAAAGTTATGTATCATAGAAGGAAGGCGAAAATACATTTGCTTCAAAGGAGAACATAATTATGGCATTGGACGGAATCGTAACCCGCGCTATCGTACACGAACTGCAAGGAATCCGGGGCGGGCGCATTAATAAAATACATCAGCCAAATGATCGAGATATCGTGCTGAATCTGCGGGCACAAGGCGGAAGCGTAAAGCTGCTGCTGTCGGCTAATCCGACCTTCCCGCGTGTACATTTTACAGAACAAAGCTTTCTTAATCCGACAGAAGCCCCTATGTTTTGTATGCTCCTTCGCAAGCATTGCGAAGGAGGCGTTATTGAGAAAATCACGCAGGTGGGCATGGAGCGTATTATTCACATGGATATACGTCAACGTGATGAACTGGGAGATATTTCACTCAAACGAATTATCATTGAACTGATGGGTAGACACAGCAACATTATTTTGCTTGACCCGGAAACAGGCGTGATGCTGGATGGCATTCATCATGTCACACCGTCTATCAGCAGCTATCGGGTCATTATGCCCGGCTTTCAATACACGGAGCCTCCTGCACAAAACAAGCTGAATCCATTAGAAACGGAAGAGGCAGCCTTCATATCCTCGTATCAAACTGCGATCGAGGCCGAAGAAGCTCCCAAACGCTGGATCGTGAACACTTTTACTGGACTCAGTCCCCTCGTTGCTGAAGAGATACTAACTCGAGTAACTAATGAAGTATCTGGTGATAGTGATCGTTCACTATGGAGTACATTCAGTCACATCATGGATGACGTGCGGAATCATCGTTTTCAGCCAGTATCTGGACTAAACGCACAAGATAAAGTGATATTCTCAGCCATTCCACTGACGTTGATCCAAGAAGAACGTAAGGAGTACGCTACTATCAGTGAGTGTATGGAGGACTTCTTCGGAGAAAAAGCAGAACGGGATACGGTTAAGCAAAAGGTCAGTGACCTACTGCGGTTTCTGCAAAACGAGCGGAGTAAAAACGTAAAAAAACTCGACTATCTCCATCAGGATTTGGCCGAGGCGGAAGATGCGGATCAATTTCGCATTTATGGAGAGCTGCTATTCGCTTCGCTGCATGAGGTGAAAAAAGGGGACAAAGAAGTGACGCTCACCAACTTTTATGATGAGGAACAGCGTCCAATGACCATCCCACTGGACCCGCTACTCACCCCATCGGATAATGCACAACGGTATTTTAAAAAATACAACAAATATAAAAACAGCTTGGCTGTCATTGACGAACAACTGGAGAAAACGCACGAAGAAATCCGTTATATGGACAATCTTCTTCAGCAGCTAGCCCACGCCTCTATGAATGACATTGAGGAAATACGTGAAGAACTGGTTCAGCAGGGCTACCTCAGAGATCGGGTCAAAAAAGGAAAGAAAAAGAAGAAAAACGACCGTCCAACCCTGCACGTCTATACATCATCCGAAGGTATCGAGTTACTGGTCGGCAAAAACAACTTGCAAAATGAATATGTGACAAATCGACTGGCCGGACCAAATGACACCTGGCTGCACACAAAGGATATTCCGGGGTCACACGTCGTTATTCGTGCTGAGCAATTCGGGGATACGACGCTGGAGGAAGCAGCTCAACTCGCTGCCTACTTTAGCCAGGCCAAGCAGTCCAGCAGTGTGCCTGTGGACGCCACCCTGATTCGGCATGTACGTAAGCCCAGCGGAGCCAAGCCCGGCTTTGTCATCTACGACCATCAGCGTACGCTCTTCATTACACCCGATGAGGAACTGGTCAAGAAGTTGCCGAATCGCATCAAAAACGGCTAAGTCTCACCAGCCTATTGAATCCACAAAAAGAGCCCTTTGTTCTTTGCACGATACACTTCTTGTGTTCCATGCATAAGGCAAGGGGCTTTTTATTTACTTTTGTCCAACAGCAGCCTTCCTCAATTCCTCGACAACCTGATCTTCCACACTACGGCTACCCAGATCACCGTGGAAAATAACACCTTGGCGTGTACCGTGAAAATCCGAGCCGCCAGTTGCAATGAGCCCATATTGTGCCGCCATCGCAGTATATCGGCTCTCAGCCTCAGCATCATGGTCCGAATGTCGCACCTCCAAGCCCACAGGCTTCGCCTCCTCTATAATAGAGCGAATCAGCTCATCATTTCCGTATAAGCCAGGGTGGGCCACCACAGGAACCCCTCCTGCTTCACGAATCCAGTTTATGGCCTCCGCAGGCTCTACACGGGGTACAGACACATATCCGGGTGCTCCTTCCGCCAAATAACGGTCAAACGCATCCCGCATATCCTTCGCATATCCCTTTTGAACCAGCGTATCTGCCATATGTGGACGTCCAATGCTTTCATCTGGTGCCAGCGGTCTGCCCATCGTAGCCACCACTTCATCCAGTGTGATTTCCACGCCCAGACTACGCAATTGACTCAAAATCAAATCATTACGGGTATCCCGCGCCTGGCGAAGCTTTTCCAACCGCTCCAAAAAAACTTTATTGCGGTAATCCATAAAATAACCGAGTATGTGAATATCCTTACCGCCAGCTCGAGTACTAATTTCCACTCCTGGCACCACAGTAATTCCTATGCGTTTTCCCTCCTTCAGAGCTTCCTCCAGACCAGCTACCGTATCATGATCTGTAATGGCTACACCTGCCAGTCCTTTTTCCTTGGCCCAGCGCACATTATCTGCGGGTGGCTGCATGCCGTCAGATGCTTGGGTGTGTGTATGTAAATCATATCGTTTTACGTTAATCTGCTCCTTCATTATACATCCTCCTTCTCTTTCCCCTTTGCCAGCTCGTCCTGCGAGTCCCTCAGCACGTCCGTTCCCTGATCATGACGACGCAAGTAAGACAGGAAGGTGACTACCGGAATCGGCAACAACGCCGACTTCAAATGAATTGCATAAAATTCTCGTTTGAACGCGATATCTGAAATGTTCACAATTTTCAACAAACCGAGCGCAACTTCATGCTTCACCGAAGAAGGTGATAGCATGGTAATACCCAGTCCAGCCTCCACCGCCGATTTAACCGCTCCAGTGCTCCCCATCTCCATTACAATACCAAGTCGAGAGGCATCCACACCACGACTTTTCAGTTCATCTTCTATCACTTGACGTGTACCAGATCCCTTTTCTCTGGCTACAAAGGGATGCTTAAACACATCTTCCAGA
This window contains:
- a CDS encoding PHP domain-containing protein: MKEQINVKRYDLHTHTQASDGMQPPADNVRWAKEKGLAGVAITDHDTVAGLEEALKEGKRIGITVVPGVEISTRAGGKDIHILGYFMDYRNKVFLERLEKLRQARDTRNDLILSQLRSLGVEITLDEVVATMGRPLAPDESIGRPHMADTLVQKGYAKDMRDAFDRYLAEGAPGYVSVPRVEPAEAINWIREAGGVPVVAHPGLYGNDELIRSIIEEAKPVGLEVRHSDHDAEAESRYTAMAAQYGLIATGGSDFHGTRQGVIFHGDLGSRSVEDQVVEELRKAAVGQK
- a CDS encoding Rqc2 family fibronectin-binding protein produces the protein MALDGIVTRAIVHELQGIRGGRINKIHQPNDRDIVLNLRAQGGSVKLLLSANPTFPRVHFTEQSFLNPTEAPMFCMLLRKHCEGGVIEKITQVGMERIIHMDIRQRDELGDISLKRIIIELMGRHSNIILLDPETGVMLDGIHHVTPSISSYRVIMPGFQYTEPPAQNKLNPLETEEAAFISSYQTAIEAEEAPKRWIVNTFTGLSPLVAEEILTRVTNEVSGDSDRSLWSTFSHIMDDVRNHRFQPVSGLNAQDKVIFSAIPLTLIQEERKEYATISECMEDFFGEKAERDTVKQKVSDLLRFLQNERSKNVKKLDYLHQDLAEAEDADQFRIYGELLFASLHEVKKGDKEVTLTNFYDEEQRPMTIPLDPLLTPSDNAQRYFKKYNKYKNSLAVIDEQLEKTHEEIRYMDNLLQQLAHASMNDIEEIREELVQQGYLRDRVKKGKKKKKNDRPTLHVYTSSEGIELLVGKNNLQNEYVTNRLAGPNDTWLHTKDIPGSHVVIRAEQFGDTTLEEAAQLAAYFSQAKQSSSVPVDATLIRHVRKPSGAKPGFVIYDHQRTLFITPDEELVKKLPNRIKNG